A region of the Candidatus Izemoplasmatales bacterium genome:
TTTCGTTATCAGTCAAAGCTTCTGTTGGGTATCTATCATGGAGGTAATCGATGAAGTCGTCAACAAGTAAAATGTCCTTTGACGTCCGATGCATCGTCTCACCAAAGGAATACTCGTAACCTTGATTTTGGAATAGTTCGATAATGGCTTGTTCTAGTTGGGCTTCATCAAATTTGGGCATGCATATTACCCCCTTTGTGCTTCTTCATTCGATCCTTTGATGAGAATTGGACACATTTCAGAGATTTGTTTTTTTAGCTTATCGTTGATTTTTTTCCGTTTTTCATAGGCTTCAAATACAGCAGCAATAGCCTTCTGGACTTCAAGATTGGGAGTGGGTATACTTATTTCCGCTAATTCAGAATACGAGAAAACTTCTCTTGCTGAACCCCAAGAATGATATCTTACAAAACGATCAAACCCGTTTCGCTTCAATATCGCGGATAGATATTGTGGGTTTAGTCTAGTTTTATCAACTGAAAAAACCTGATAGATTGGTGAAACAACTATTCTTGTACCCAAATCATTCATCGCATGAGCAAAACACTTCCAAGTGTCCGTAATTTCTACAAAGGCGAATTCAAGCGGGCTAACAACCTTGTATTTACTCAATTCAGATCGATCAACTCTTGAGTTCGCCTCTCGAAACCGTTTTTCTGTACTGAGTCCCATTACTTTATGGATTTTGTTATCGATGTTTCTCAAGTTTTCTTTACGAATTAGGCTGCCTAGTTTTTGTACTGTGCTCTCTTCTTTGATTCTCTGAATACTTGCATCGCAAACAAGTTTTAGTTCATCAAGACCACTTTCATATGCCATTTGGTTTGCAACAAGAGCCTTGTAGACATCCACATATTTCTGTTGAATAGAGAGTGGAGGTAGATTGATTTCCATTTCGCACATTGAATCCCAAGAAAATGTTTCTCGGGCGCTTCCCCAAGAATTGAATCGGGTATATCGATCGAATTCTGGCCTATTGAAGCATATAAACAAGAAGTCTGGCATGAGTTCGTTAAGTTTGTTTTCCTGAATTCTGAAGCCAACATAACTGGATGAACAGATGAAAGTTGATTGTGAATCGTTGTATGCTATGGTGATTTTTTCCCCATTTCTCGATGTAACTGTAACATAGCAAAAATCACCTGGAGAGATAATGAGATATCTATTTAGAGCCACACCATCCATATCTGCTTTCGTCGGAATAAAACATTTCTTGATTGAGATTCCTCTTACATTATCAATTCCATAATGTAAATCGGTGTTCCGGCCTTCAACTGGTTCAATATAATCTCCTAGCCTACTCGATCTCATAACCAATACCTTTGAAAGCTTCCTTAAGCAACTGCTGGGTTTCTATTTCTTCTCGAATCAAGTCCTTCATTTCGTTTTGAATCCGCGCCATTTCCTTGGGATAATCAATTTCCATATCATGATCGATAAAATCTATAT
Encoded here:
- a CDS encoding restriction endonuclease subunit S produces the protein MRSSRLGDYIEPVEGRNTDLHYGIDNVRGISIKKCFIPTKADMDGVALNRYLIISPGDFCYVTVTSRNGEKITIAYNDSQSTFICSSSYVGFRIQENKLNELMPDFLFICFNRPEFDRYTRFNSWGSARETFSWDSMCEMEINLPPLSIQQKYVDVYKALVANQMAYESGLDELKLVCDASIQRIKEESTVQKLGSLIRKENLRNIDNKIHKVMGLSTEKRFREANSRVDRSELSKYKVVSPLEFAFVEITDTWKCFAHAMNDLGTRIVVSPIYQVFSVDKTRLNPQYLSAILKRNGFDRFVRYHSWGSAREVFSYSELAEISIPTPNLEVQKAIAAVFEAYEKRKKINDKLKKQISEMCPILIKGSNEEAQRG